The sequence TGACCTTTTGCTTGATGAAAGGGATTTGCCGGTTGTTCTCGCCTCGGGTCTTAAGAGTGAGGTTGTCGTTTCTGACCTTGAACAGGAGAAAATAAAGGCGGCAGGGTTCGGTTATTACTGCTCCTATGACTCCCTGGTGGCGATTATGCGCAACTGGGCAGAAAACTATTCCGAAATCTGCCGGTTGGACTCGATTGGTCCGACCTATGAGGGTCGCTGGATTTACGGGGTAAAGATATCGGACAATCCGCAGCTGGAGGAAAATGAGCCAGAGGTGCTACTTGAGGCGATGCATCACTCCAGGGAATGGGCAACACCGCAGGCGGCAAGATATTTTGCCGACACCATCCTAACGAATTACCAGACCGACTCCCTTTTCAAGAACTTTGTTGACAACCATCAAATCTGGGTATTTCCGGTGGTCAATGTTGATGGCTATGTTTATGACTACCCCTCGCAGCGCTCCTGGCGCAAGAACCGTCAGCCCTTTGGCTCGAATATCGGCTGCGACCCGAATAGGAACTACAATGGCGCGTGTAATGGCTCAAGGATGGCGGACTGGGGTGCCTTGGTTTCCGGCTCGCGTTCCTCCCATTCACCGAGGGATGAGACCTTTATGGGCGGTTATGGTGCCTGGGGCAAGGAGGTTAATGCCCTGTCCAATTTCTTCAAACAGCACAC is a genomic window of candidate division WOR-3 bacterium containing:
- a CDS encoding M14 family metallopeptidase; the encoded protein is MKVKSFFAALALLVIFFTGIEARQMIVRVEVKDYPTLYQHIPFKGTSIEICGAQPGKSYDLLLDERDLPVVLASGLKSEVVVSDLEQEKIKAAGFGYYCSYDSLVAIMRNWAENYSEICRLDSIGPTYEGRWIYGVKISDNPQLEENEPEVLLEAMHHSREWATPQAARYFADTILTNYQTDSLFKNFVDNHQIWVFPVVNVDGYVYDYPSQRSWRKNRQPFGSNIGCDPNRNYNGACNGSRMADWGALVSGSRSSHSPRDETFMGGYGAWGKEVNALSNFFKQHTFVCDISLHSYSELVLWPYGNGEITPDNQTLVSLGQRMAQQMQKLSGGYYTPEQSSQLYPTSGGSIDWMYGWAHHIGGFPCLSYVFEIGTEFY